In Drosophila santomea strain STO CAGO 1482 chromosome 3L, Prin_Dsan_1.1, whole genome shotgun sequence, a single window of DNA contains:
- the LOC120449202 gene encoding chorion protein S18, with protein MMKFMCICLCAISAVSANAYGRARGGYGGGYGAPVGGYAYQVQPALTVKAIVPAYGGGYASGYGGNQGGYGGAYESVPVPVSSAYSGANVGSQYSGSGYGGAPPVDAQAIALAKLALAAPSAGSPLVWKEAPRYAQPVYPPTSYVPKEYGHSEKVKGGSAAAAASSVAAGKKGYKRPSY; from the exons ATGATGAAGTTCATG TGCATCTGCCTCTGCGCCATCTCTGCCGTTTCGGCCAACGCCTATGGACGTGCCCGTGGCGGATACGGTGGTGGATACGGTGCCCCGGTCGGTGGCTATGCCTACCAGGTGCAGCCTGCCCTGACCGTTAAGGCCATCGTTCCCGCATACGGCGGTGGATACGCCAGTGGATACGGCGGAAACCAGGGAGGTTATGGCGGTGCCTACGAGTCGGTGCCTGTGCCCGTGTCCTCTGCCTACAGCGGTGCCAATGTGGGATCTCAGTACTCCGGCTCCGGCTACGGTGGTGCCCCACCAGTCGACGCCCAGGCCATTGCCCTCGCCAAGCTCGCCCTGGCCGCTCCTAGCGCCGGATCTCCTCTGGTCTGGAAGGAGGCTCCCCGCTACGCCCAGCCCGTCTATCCACCCACCAGCTACGTGCCCAAGGAGTACGGACACAGCGAGAAGGTGAAGGGTGGCTcggccgccgctgctgccagCTCCGTGGCCGCTGGAAAGAAGGGCTACAAGAGGCCCAGCTACTAA
- the LOC120449207 gene encoding chorion protein S15 — protein sequence MKYLIACVTLALFAYINASPAYGNRGGYGGGYGGYGGVQRVVYEEVPAYGPAYGPARGYGSYPRSLKSEGNGGRASAAAAAAAASVKPGTYGQYVIPSYELDGARGYEIGNSYGPRAY from the exons ATGAAGTACCTG ATCGCCTGTGTTACCCTGGCCCTGTTCGCCTACATCAACGCCAGCCCAGCGTACGGCAACCGTGGAGGTTATGGTGGCGGCTATGGTGGTTACGGTGGTGTTCAGCGCGTCGTCTACGAGGAGGTGCCCGCCTACGGACCCGCTTACGGACCCGCCCGTGGCTACGGCAGCTATCCCCGCAGCCTGAAATCCGAGGGTAATGGAGGACGTGCctctgccgccgccgccgcagccgcCGCTTCCGTGAAGCCCGGAACTTACGGCCAGTACGTTATTCCCTCCTACGAGTTGGACGGTGCTCGCGGCTACGAGATCGGAAACAGCTACGGACCTCGTGCCTACTAA